One window from the genome of Hippocampus zosterae strain Florida chromosome 7, ASM2543408v3, whole genome shotgun sequence encodes:
- the LOC127604205 gene encoding uncharacterized protein LOC127604205: MERVQPFVSLIEFYFEIGLKYKDIKSVLDVKYGFQISERHLKRVLNQRGLFCRKTFNDLAVLVDFIRNQLQHSGQLHGYRWMYSKCREYGLLVRKEDVRLVLKELDPRGVSLRQARRLRRQNYFSKGPNFIWHMDSYDKLKPFGICINGAIDGFSRKIMWLNAYITSSDPKLIGGYYIDVVHRLGGCPRIVRADLGTENGHVKGFQRFLVPIPPGSTLDSYLDGASTANQRIEYWWRFLRSQCMEFWLSLFTDLRDNGFFDGGFLDKNILQFCCTGLIQDELDDTALVWNSHLIRPSKNMNVPSGRPNVMYTLPELYGTRDFLSPVDNEQVQLCKSQCVFRLTMPCDPDVFALCAFLNGPVRSNATKRSISRCELVFTPQRGPHRYSLR; this comes from the exons atggagcgtgttcaaccgttcgtaagtttaatagaattttactttgaaattggcttgaaatacaaagacattaaatctgttcttgatgttaagtacggtttccaaataagtgaaagacatttgaagcgagtgctgaaccaaagaggactattttgtcggaaaacgttcaatgacttggcagtcctggttgacttcattcgcaaccaattgcagcattccggacaactacacggttacaggtggatgtacagtaagtgtagagaatatggacttcttgtcaggaaagaggacgttcgtctggtcctgaaagagttggatccgagaggagtgtcgttaaggcaagcaagacgtctgagacggcaaaactacttctccaaagggccaaattttatatggcacatggactcctatgacaaactgaaaccatttggaatttgtatcaatggggctattgatggtttttcaaggaaaataatgtggctcaatgcctacataacaagtagtgacccgaagttgattgggggttactacatcgacgttgtgcaccgtttggggggttgtcctcgaatcgttcgagctgatcttgggactgaaaatggtcacgttaaaggctttcagcgtttcctcgtgccaataccgccaggcagcactcttgacagttacttggatggagccagcaccgccaatcaaagaattgaatattggtggcggtttcttcgcagccagtgcatggagttctggttatccctcttcacagacctcagagacaatggcttctttgatggtggatttctggacaaaaacatcctacaattttgttgcacgggacttattcag gatgagttggatgacacggccctagtttggaacagccatctcatcaggccctcaaagaacatgaatgtccccagtggtcggcccaacgtgatgtatacgttacctgaactttatggtacaagggacttcctctccccggttgacaatgaacaagttcaactgtgcaaaagccagtgtgtctttcgtttgaccatgccttgtgatccagatgtatttgcattgtgtgcttttttaaatggcccagtccgatctaatgccaccaaaagatccatttcacgctgtgaacttgtatttacacctcagagaggccctcaccgctactctttaagataa